In the genome of Malania oleifera isolate guangnan ecotype guangnan chromosome 5, ASM2987363v1, whole genome shotgun sequence, the window cttagtcaaatttcaatataaatattgtGGTCATTTGACTCATTTCTTTAtgttcaatataaatataaaatgaaaatatttaatctcatttctctattttttgtaGTGCATTACAaggattaggaaaaaaaaaatgttccagtcaatagcaaattcaatttatcaaaatgatgaaatgagtgaagAAGAAACTCGGTTGCCAGATTCATCAAACATAGAACCCACAAATGAAACAACTCCACAAGTAAAAACGAttgattgatatagttactagAAAAGTTAATAACAAACTATTCGCAAGTTGTTGTGTACAACGTAAATTATTATgacataaaataaattattaataaaattatatttgaaaatagcggattatccgcccatccgccatgaattatccgacctgaaaccgcctaatccgccacttCAACGAGTCAAATATGGATTATAATTTTTTCACCTAATAATCTACCTTATCCGCCACGGATTATCCAACCCAATCCGCTTTGCCAAGTCTAGACTTCACGGTAAGTCtcccctttcttttctttccttttcttgaGAAGCAAACATATGTtctttctaaaattttctttcttttctttctgttTTCTTTCTAGCCtaacaagattttttttttttggggtctGTTCTTGCTAACAAATAAAGGCTTTTCTTTTCGTAAGAAAGAAACATgcacaaaagaaaataaaaattttaatttttaataaggtAATCACAAAAGACAAAATTTCTTCCATTTTCTTGCAAATTCTTCGGTGCAAAGCAgtgttaaataaaataaaacaaatttttttaaaaaaaacccaaATCTAAGATTTCAAAGATTTTCTCGGGTTTTCGTGGTGGCCAAACGAGGATTAGGTCTCAAATTTGGGCGGATGAGGCCGGATTTATTCTTGATCAATAACTCAGGATCACACTTCCCTACCCCCACCCTGTCCCCCACACACACGTGCGCGCAGAGTCTCACGATTGATAGGAAACCACATACTGGAATGGGGATTTGGAGTCCAGAATGACCATATATAATTGCTTGTTTCCAATAAGTGAGTTTTAGAAGTTTGTGAAAATTGACTCTAATATGAATTATAAATAATTCTCAAATTTGTATTTGAATCATTGTcacaggattttttttttttggtggggggggggggggtggggttgtAAAGCAATGGAATATAAAagtttttttatattatataaaagGTTTTAATGCTATATGCTAGATGCTTTGTCATCAATATCTTGTCGTAATTCATTTCAGAGTTACAAGCCAAAATGTTACATAGACGAGTTCAAAACATCATGCATTTGCGTGGGATGTTGGTGCCAGAATCTGCCGCAAACTGGAATGATATAAGTAACTTTAAGCATCCATGCAGCTCATTCTCAACTGGGTTGGTTTGCGCAGAGCTGCCAAGGAAGCTTAAGAAATCTGAGCGAAAGCCAATGGTGACTAGTGTTAATGAACTCAAGCGGAAAGCTAGAATGCACAAGAAAGAGAGGCAGGGAGTACGTGAGATTGGATTGCAGCCTCCTGAGAATGGATTATTGGTCAAGGGATTACTGCCGGTTGCTCACAAAGTATATTCTTCTAGAGCTGAACTACTTAATTGTGTTTCAAAGGTTGTCAAGAGCATTGCTATTTATTCTTGCAGGTAAAAGCAAAGTTTTATGTCACATTACTTGATATACCAGAATTGCAGGCAGGTCCCAATATGTTCTTGTAGCCCATGGCATCTTTAGTGTGTTATGTTGCTCATTAAACCACAGTTTCAGCCGGTAATCTGTGTGTCTGCCGGTAATCTGTGCttctgtctgtaaattggacatgaAGACCATTCTACTATTGGGGCTATTAGATTACTGCATTAACTTAAATCTGTAGACCAACAATGCATACCTAGCTTTTTAACAGTCCCCCACATGTACAACCGGATTCCAAGCTGACAATTTTTAACAACCAAACAATATACACAGGCAACAAACACTAGAACCCTTCTTCTAGCAACCTTGGTTTTGATACTTCGTTAGATTTctattttacctaaaagcttgagCTACTAGATTGTAGACCAACAATGTATACCAGGCCTTAACTGGGTGGTTAGAGAAAGAATGCATGTCTAGTGTCTTTAGAAAGACAAACAATGTTTTCGCTTCTTAATAGTTAAAGCTTTAAAGAAGTAAAAATCTTGCAAGGACAAATCAGAAAAATAGAAAGATGATAATTTTAATGTCCTCCATTGAGAAGGCTTAATGACATAATTCATCTATGTGTTTGGTTGGTCCTAGTTGTTCCAGCTTTTTGAGGTAATGAGAATAGTCCCAAAATCAACTATTTATTCCCTTCAAGCAATGATCCAGGCAAATATTACCCCTCCTACTGAGCATTGGCTTCCAAAGTTGCTCATTAGGAGCCCACAGCCCAGTTTGAAAACTGAATCTGATATACGTTTTGACTTGAAACCAGACCATCTATTGAAGTGACTTCTGATGTACATTTGATTTGTATTTGATGACCCAGCTGTATGGATCTTTAAGAACATGTCAGTGGCCTAATGTTGCAGCTTGTGTGGAGAAGTTCATGTTGGTCATCCGCCACATGCAATCAGAACATGCAATGTCCCAGGTAGCCCTGCAAGCAAAAAGCACAGTTGGGAAAGAGGTGATTTGGAACATATTATGCCTGTAGTGGAATCTTTCCATCTGTATGACAGGATAGGGAGAGCCGTTTCACACAATGAGCGGCATCTAGTGGATCAAATTCCAGCCATCGTAGAATTGTGTGTTCAAGCAGGTCTTGACATCCTTGAGTACCCAACAAGGAGGAGGACCTTCCCTGTTTACAGCATTGCTGGCAGGATTATAGATTTTGAGAAGAAGTTTCCCAAAGATGATTCAACTGGCAATGATATCAAGACACATGGGTTTTGGGAGAAGAGAAAGAGCTCAGGTGAAGGCATGAAGCCTATGAACTTGCAGTCGGATGATATAGAAGGTCTTTTTTCTTTGACTTTTCCTCTTTGAtaatcttaaaaccttctttTCATCCAAAATTTAACTCATCATAATTTGGGCTGTGATATGAGTAGAGCATTGTAGCTCAGGATAATTGGTCCCCTATTTGTTTTATCTTTCTCATTTAGGATTCAGTATTGATTCTTGAAATTGCAtgtgttttttgtattttttgtcaTTCAAACCCTAATTTAGGTTGAATTGGATGAACTTATTGTTTTAATTTGGTTGCTAGGCTGCATAGGGATCGGCatggtttggttaaccaaaccaaAGTTTCGGTTCTCTAGAAAATGTGAACCGAAACCGAACCATTTAAAATGGTTAACCgaaattcggttaatcggtttttGGACTAATATCCATTGGTTAACTGAACCGAAGCGTTTAACAACTCGGTTCAGTGTTTCAGGTTtggttttattaaaaaaaaaaaaaccgaacctaaaAAACCGAAAaaccaattaattaatataaaaataactttaataatatatatacatgtatatatacatatatatgtatatgtatatatataaagatgaGTATGAgtaagttgaaatttttttaatagtTATAAGGAAGGAGACTTAGGAGAGGCAGCACACACGTTCATTCTTTCTATGTGGGACAACTAAAGACTAAAGAGTCTGTCCTTGCTAACCTCTTATTCAGATTTCAACTCTCTGCTGTCTTTTTATTTCTATTCTGTATTCTACCTTCCTGTTTCCATGTCCCCTCCTCCTGTAATTCTATaattctcctcttcttctcttcttctttttatttctcctTCCTATTTCTCTCTATCTCCCTCTTGTCTTTGAATTTCTCAAGGCCCAGCTGTGATTACCACACCCATAGCTAAAGATGCCAAACCATACACCTTGCAGCCATCAAAGCCACAGACCAGCACTGCCATTGTTTTCGTAGATCAGAACAACAGTTGCTTAGGTTCATAACTATGAGTATTGTTGCACAACTACGAGTTATATGAATAACTCAAGGGGCAGTAATTGCAGGGAAAGCCTCAGCCATCTGCGACCAGCCATCTCGGCCTCTCCCAGAATGG includes:
- the LOC131155701 gene encoding APO protein 3, mitochondrial-like isoform X1, with product MHLRGMLVPESAANWNDISNFKHPCSSFSTGLVCAELPRKLKKSERKPMVTSVNELKRKARMHKKERQGVREIGLQPPENGLLVKGLLPVAHKVYSSRAELLNCVSKVVKSIAIYSCSLCGEVHVGHPPHAIRTCNVPGSPASKKHSWERGDLEHIMPVVESFHLYDRIGRAVSHNERHLVDQIPAIVELCVQAGLDILEYPTRRRTFPVYSIAGRIIDFEKKFPKDDSTGNDIKTHGFWEKRKSSGEGMKPMNLQSDDIEGFAVRGMEAWERLRSEVSKLMQKYAVQTCGYCSEVQVGPKGHRVRNCQAYKHQMRDGQHAWQEATVDDLIPPVYVWHAQKLQGNVLLINPLKRYYGKLPAVVELFAQAGARVGENYAGVMREDVVVPEIDEEKWLV
- the LOC131155701 gene encoding APO protein 3, mitochondrial-like isoform X2, with the protein product MVTSVNELKRKARMHKKERQGVREIGLQPPENGLLVKGLLPVAHKVYSSRAELLNCVSKVVKSIAIYSCSLCGEVHVGHPPHAIRTCNVPGSPASKKHSWERGDLEHIMPVVESFHLYDRIGRAVSHNERHLVDQIPAIVELCVQAGLDILEYPTRRRTFPVYSIAGRIIDFEKKFPKDDSTGNDIKTHGFWEKRKSSGEGMKPMNLQSDDIEGFAVRGMEAWERLRSEVSKLMQKYAVQTCGYCSEVQVGPKGHRVRNCQAYKHQMRDGQHAWQEATVDDLIPPVYVWHAQKLQGNVLLINPLKRYYGKLPAVVELFAQAGARVGENYAGVMREDVVVPEIDEEKWLV